The Aureispira anguillae genome contains a region encoding:
- a CDS encoding RNA polymerase sigma factor: MFFRTNYQQLNDEALMQQISKGKSKAFDELYHRYYEKMYYYFFRMLGQDANKSQDFVQDLFVKLIEKPEAFDVNRKFSTWIYTIASNMCKNEYRRQNIHFFTLEDYEQLPSSIPAIPLQLDQKIFHKHLKDAIEILKPAHKICFILRYQEELSIQQISQIVDCPEGTVKSRLHHALKQLAQHLAIFNPQHRQNKEVL; the protein is encoded by the coding sequence ATGTTTTTCAGAACCAATTACCAACAGCTTAATGATGAAGCCTTGATGCAGCAAATAAGCAAAGGAAAATCCAAAGCCTTTGACGAGCTGTATCATCGCTATTACGAAAAGATGTATTACTATTTCTTTCGTATGCTAGGACAAGACGCTAATAAATCGCAAGATTTTGTACAGGATTTGTTTGTTAAGTTGATTGAGAAACCAGAAGCTTTTGATGTCAATCGAAAATTCTCTACATGGATTTATACCATTGCGTCCAATATGTGTAAGAATGAATATCGCCGTCAAAATATTCATTTTTTTACACTAGAAGATTACGAACAACTCCCTAGCTCAATACCTGCCATTCCATTGCAATTAGACCAAAAAATATTTCATAAACACCTAAAAGATGCGATTGAAATACTCAAACCTGCGCACAAAATTTGCTTTATATTGCGCTACCAAGAAGAGCTATCTATTCAACAAATCAGCCAAATTGTTGATTGCCCAGAAGGAACCGTAAAATCAAGATTGCACCATGCGCTCAAGCAACTCGCCCAACATTTAGCTATTTTTAATCCCCAACACCGTCAAAATAAAGAAGTCTTATGA